GTACAGCACGTTGAACTGGTTGAAGGTCCACACGAAGCCGAGGATGATCGCCGGGATCATCGTGGGCCGCAAGCCGGGGAGCGTCACGTTGACGAACCGGCCCCAGCGGCCCGCGCCATCCAGGGCCGCCGCCTCGTAGTAGTCGCGCGGGATGGCGATGAGGCCCGCGGCGGCGACCATCATCATGAACGGGAAACCGAGCCAGATGTTGGTGGTGAGGACCGCGCCGAAAGCCGTCCAGAAGGACTTGAACCAGTCGGGCCCCACGACGCCCCAGCCCTTGAGCAGCAGGTTCACCGCGCCGTAGTCGTAGTCGAACATGTTGCGCCAGGTCAGCGACGTGACGTAGGTGGGCACGGCCCAGGGCAGGATGAGGAGCGCCCGGTACACGCGCTTGCCGCGCATGCCGTCCAGGTTGAGCAGCATCGCCAGGCCCACGCCCAGGGCGACGTGGAACGCCACGTTGATCACGGTCCACAGCAGGTTGAAGCCGAGGATGCGCATGAAGCTGAAATCGAGGTACTGCGCCTGCGTGACGATGTCGACGAAGTTCTGCAGGCCCACGAAGCGCGGGTTCTGGTGGCGGATGTGCTGGGGACCGAAGTTGGTGAAGGCCATCCAGATGCCGTAAAGCAGCGGATAGACCGTGATGACGCCCATGACCAGCGCGGCGGGCAGGATGAAGCGGTACGCCAGGGCCTCGGTCGGGGAGCGCTTCTCTGCCCCGGGCAGCGGCCCCAGCGGACCGGTCGTGTACTGCGCGGCCATCAGGAGTGGACCTCGACGGCGGTCATACGCGCGCCCGTCAACGGTTCGCCTCCACGGCGGCCAGTTGCGCGTCGACCGTGCGCTGCGCCCGGTCGAGCGAGGCGCCGACGTCCTTCCCGTGCACCGTGACCTCCTGGATGGCGCGGTCGAGCGGCGCCCAGACCAGCTTCAGCCGTGGATCGGCGCTCTTGGGCGTGCCGGTGCGGACCTGCGCCTGGAAGACTCGCAGCGGCGAATCGGCCGGCAGTTCCACACCGCTGCGCGCCGGGATGTGGCCCGCACCCTCGGCCAGCGCGAGTTGCTGCGCGGGCTCGGCCATGTACGCGAGGAACGCTCGCGCGAGCTTGCGCTGCGCTGCGCTGGCGTTCGCGTTCACCATCAGGCACTTCACGCCGATCCAGGGGGCCGGTGCCGCGCCGTCGGCCAGGCGTGGGAGCGGAGCGACCCCGAGGGCCGGGCCCAGGGCGGTCTTGTAGTCGGCCAGCGCCCAGGGCCCGTTGACGATCATCGCAGCCTTGCCCTGCTTGTAGAGGGAATCGGCCTTCCCGTAATCGTTGGTGGCGAGCACGCCCGGGGCACGGGTGATAGCCCCGAGCCAGCCGAGCATGCGCCGTCCGCCCGGCGTATCGAGGGCGAGGCGGTTGTCCGGACCGAAGACCGTGCCGCCGCCGCCCAGGAAGTACCCCGCGAAGAAGTAGAAGGACGTGTTGAAGACCAGGCCGTACCCGTCGGGCACCCGGAGCTTGGCGGCCGCGTCCAGGAGGGCCGGCACCGTGCTCGGCACTTCCGCCAGCAGGTTGCGGTTGTGGTAGACGACCACGGTCTCGACCGACTCGGGCCAGGCGTATACTTTCTCGCCCACGCGCAGGGCATGCATCACCCCCGGCGGGAACGCCTCCGCGGCGGACGGCGGGAAGAGCGATCCGGTCGCGCCCGGCGCGAAGTCGAAGACGCTTGCGAGCAACTCGGACTCGGCAAGCGATCCCGACCAGTCGTTGTCGCCGATGAGGATGTCGGGTCCGCCGTTGGCCGCGCTGGATCGGATGTACTTGTCCAGCAGCTTGTCGTGCGGAATTTGCAGGGCCAGGACCTTGACGTCCTTGCGCTGGTCCTGGAAGCGCCGGACGAGCGCCTTGAGGGTCGTCAATTCGGCGCCGCCCCAGGCGTGCCACACGGTCAGCGTGGGCGGGCCGTCCGCGGTCGAGCAAGCCGTCAAGGCAGCGACGACAAGGATTTTTGCGAATTTGCGGGCGACCGGAGTGCGCATGCCGGGTTGCATCATAGCACGCAAGAAGTTGGAGAACAACGCGCGCTGTCGGCACCCGGATTCCAGCGGGGACGTGCTGAAGCGGCCTTCCGGTCCGTGCTAGAATATCTTTGTTCACGAAAAACTGTAAAGTGTTTCCCTCTCCTTCCAGAGAGGACTTGCCGGCATGCCAAAGACTGCCACGGACGGATCGACCTTCGCGTTTCCAGAACGGCGTTCCCGAGCCCGAAACGCCGAAGTGGAGCGCCTGAAAAATGAGAACGTTCGGCTGAGACGCAACCTGGTTCCCGGCAAGCGCGTCCTGGAGGATCTCCTGGCAGCCATCAGCCACGAGTTCCGGACCCCGCTCACGGTCATCCAGGGCTACACGGAGATCCTCCTGGACTCGGCAAACGAGCCCGCGAGCCGCGCGTTCCTGGACGACATCCTCGAGTCCTGCGGGCAACTGCGCCGCCTGGTGGAGCAGGCGATCACGCTGGGAAGGCTGCACTCGGGCATGCTCTCGATGGCTCCCGAACCCATAGGCCTCCGCGAGGCGGTCGATCGCGCCCTGGCGCGATCGGCCGACGCCATCTCCGACAAGGCCCTGGTCATGGTGCGCCGCTTTCCGCCCGATTTGCCCCTGGTCTGGATGGACGGCATCTACCTCGACGCGGTGCTCGGAGCCGTGGTCGAGAATGCGGTCAAGTTCAACAAGCAGGCCGGAAGGGTCGAACTATCCGCCAGGGCGCGGCGCGCCGCGGTGGAACTGCGCGTCAGCAACACGGGCATCGGGATCCCCCGCGAGGAGTTCGCGCGCATCTTCGAGGTCTTCGATCAGGTCGACTCCGGCGCGACCCGCAACCACGGGGGCCTTGGCCTGGGCCTGCCCCTGGCCCGGCGCCTCCTTGCGCTGGCCGGTGGCGGCATCGGCGTCTCGAGTCCCGGACCGCGCAGGGGCGCCGCCTTCACCCTGACGCTCCCGCGCGATCCGTCGCCGT
This genomic interval from Candidatus Tanganyikabacteria bacterium contains the following:
- a CDS encoding HAMP domain-containing histidine kinase, which codes for MPKTATDGSTFAFPERRSRARNAEVERLKNENVRLRRNLVPGKRVLEDLLAAISHEFRTPLTVIQGYTEILLDSANEPASRAFLDDILESCGQLRRLVEQAITLGRLHSGMLSMAPEPIGLREAVDRALARSADAISDKALVMVRRFPPDLPLVWMDGIYLDAVLGAVVENAVKFNKQAGRVELSARARRAAVELRVSNTGIGIPREEFARIFEVFDQVDSGATRNHGGLGLGLPLARRLLALAGGGIGVSSPGPRRGAAFTLTLPRDPSP
- a CDS encoding sugar ABC transporter permease, which produces MAAQYTTGPLGPLPGAEKRSPTEALAYRFILPAALVMGVITVYPLLYGIWMAFTNFGPQHIRHQNPRFVGLQNFVDIVTQAQYLDFSFMRILGFNLLWTVINVAFHVALGVGLAMLLNLDGMRGKRVYRALLILPWAVPTYVTSLTWRNMFDYDYGAVNLLLKGWGVVGPDWFKSFWTAFGAVLTTNIWLGFPFMMMVAAAGLIAIPRDYYEAAALDGAGRWGRFVNVTLPGLRPTMIPAIILGFVWTFNQFNVLYFVSRGDPLGQTEILITQAYKLVDPMGLYGVASAFALIIFFILLGFTVVQLRVLKAVGEGAR
- a CDS encoding extracellular solute-binding protein; the protein is MRTPVARKFAKILVVAALTACSTADGPPTLTVWHAWGGAELTTLKALVRRFQDQRKDVKVLALQIPHDKLLDKYIRSSAANGGPDILIGDNDWSGSLAESELLASVFDFAPGATGSLFPPSAAEAFPPGVMHALRVGEKVYAWPESVETVVVYHNRNLLAEVPSTVPALLDAAAKLRVPDGYGLVFNTSFYFFAGYFLGGGGTVFGPDNRLALDTPGGRRMLGWLGAITRAPGVLATNDYGKADSLYKQGKAAMIVNGPWALADYKTALGPALGVAPLPRLADGAAPAPWIGVKCLMVNANASAAQRKLARAFLAYMAEPAQQLALAEGAGHIPARSGVELPADSPLRVFQAQVRTGTPKSADPRLKLVWAPLDRAIQEVTVHGKDVGASLDRAQRTVDAQLAAVEANR